In the Triplophysa dalaica isolate WHDGS20190420 chromosome 8, ASM1584641v1, whole genome shotgun sequence genome, aacttttttcataaataaaattgcctgaTTAAAGCATTTTGATTTTACATAGAGTCTAAATGGTAAGTTTAAACAGTAGAGCAGATAAAGGATTTGAGTTATTAGAAAATGTGGCCACAccttctatttttcttttttgagtgcTCACCAAAAGAGTTTGACATTCTTTTATATATCCATGCCGGCCACCCACAAATCTGACTGTGTTTTACGGTGTTCACACAGTTAGGAAGAATTTTCCATCCTTAATTATGTAACGCTGCAATTCAATGTTCTGTTGCAAGCAAATTATGCATTATTGCGTCATCGAATAGAGCCTACCAGATGCAAGCTGGTCATTTTGGTGACCAGCTTGCATTTTCAAGTCATTTCAATTCTGTAGTGTCAATTCCGGAGAGTTCAGTGCTTTTGAAACCATTGAAcctgaatgtttattttgtgtgccTGGCAGGAGGCAGCCCGCAAAACCATCCCGAAGATGTTGGCAGAGCTGGATCTGGGGCGAACAGAGAAATGCGTCAGAGTCAACTCTGTGTCCAGCGGCCTGGCCGAAGCCGACCTGGATGTCATTCTGCAGGCGAAGGTGCTGCCCACGGCACTCATGCTGCCAAAGGTGGAGGACACGGGAGAGGTGCAGTGGGTGAGTGAATCATACTCGAGACTATTATGAATCTTAGAGTAATAGCACATCATATCAAATGTAGGATGATTACAGTTAGATTATAGTTCATGTtgcaataattatattttatcccAAAAATTGAAGACTACTTCATTAGAAAAATGAGAAAGTATAAATACCTATTATGTGCTTTTGCATTTTCCATCATTTGTAAAGAACACAGTAACCTCGGAACTCACAGGGTAAGAGGAAACCGCAGGTCTTTTCAAAGCAATAATAACAGTCTTTTCCATTACTCTAAAGACGGCCTGATGTCTCTAGTTCAGCCCAGAGAGAGATGGGCTGTATTTCTTGGCATCAGCTCAAGAAAGCCATGACATTTGAAATTGACCTGAAAAGACAGATGTCACCAAATACACTCTATCAACCTCGATTCCCGGAGACACACAGAGCCACTTGAATAAACCTACTATACATTTGGTAACGTTGAGAAATTATGTGTAGGTTAGGGGGCAAAAAATAATACATCCCTGTTCACATACAGTTGtcctaaaaatagtttaaatccctttttaaattcatgtttttgcattaaaggtgctgtgtgtatttGAATACATATAACTACGTTTTCAGAGGTATTATaaattgtgtatattttatattaaatatatataaatgtcatattatattttgaccttacataatgaagtgttatatttttattgccttagaatgaactatttctatccacacaaatatgtcatctccttcagcaaaaaaACCCgtaaacgtgacaacatcttagtcctgtgttatcctccgtagtgctttgaaaggaaggggtggagtgagacgctggttgcagttcgcaacatcatcactagatgccgctaaatgtcacacactggacctttaagaaaacaaaatattagtTGCATTTGATGCTGAAGTATTTATCGTAATCAAAATTATCGTACAGAAGATATCAAGCAGTTCTTACTTTGAAGGTCTTTATTCAAGTGATACCAACACCTGTGTGTCTTTTAACAGGTGTTAGGGATTCTTGTGGACCTCTGTCCATCCATCAAAGCGGGGCGGCCTCAGGAGGCCCCGGCGGCACCCAGCATGGCCAGCACACCAACCCCCAAATCCCTCCAGCCCATTTTCCCAATCAGCCAACCCAGCCCAAATCTGCAGTATTCAGCTGCTCGGCATGGGCACTGAAAGGGCCCTAAAGAAGCCACTATGTCTTAACTAGGTAGATGAAGAGAGGGAGGGACGGAGGTAGTGAGATGGAGGGGCCCCTGTCTGTTGCTCACAGTTAGTTTAGGCTCGGAGCAGGAAGTTTTTAACTAGTGGTTTTAATTAGTGCTAATATATTTCCTGGGCCGCTTTTTCCCTTTTAATTGCAGACAGGTGTTCATATTTCTCTCTCCCGTTCTCTTGTGTTAGGGTTTTTTGTCTGATTTTGTTTCCTCCAAAAATATTAGACATCCCCTGTTAGCTTTCCTTTAACACACTGTTGTTTAAGGCCTgctgatattaaaaaaaattatatgagaAAGCATATACTTTTTCTTTTGGTACATATCAGGAATCCTCTCTCAACCACATATCAAAACAAGCCCATTTTGAGAGTTTTCtccaaataaaattgaccacAACATCACCCATTCACTCCCCACATAGCCACTCAAAAATCAATACAACCTCCAGACATATGTCACATTGGCTAACACACAGcaagcagtgtgtgtgtgtgtgttaaaaaaaggtGCACACATATGTGGCGGGGGTTAGAACATGCTCTCCACATGCTTTGCACACGGTTGAGCCCGTAGCCGCAGCAGGATATGGTAGATTGTGAGCAGAGAGGAAGTCGTGTAGCACTGACCTGACATGGGCACGCTGCTTTGAAAGTGGCGTGAGACAAACATGAAAGGAGAGAGTGATTCTCTTCTCTTTGCTGTATTTTGCGACTTTGATTTTAGTTACATTGTCATGGTTTAATAGAATCCCTTGTCGGTTATTTTAGTGTTGCTACAGAAAATCTGTAGTGTTGCGGAACTTGTGGAATCAACCATTACtgtcataaaaatgattttaaggaAATTATTGTCATTTTCAGATGTTAAAATGGTTTGTTGTGTCCTAGTTTGGTGTTTATGTGTAAATAAGACATTCGTGGATTATTTCCTGAAGAGTGTAAATGCAGTGATTAGGTTTGTTTGCTCCATCATAGCAACATCGACTCAACCAATGGTGTGAGTTTGAGGCGGAACGACTTATTTGTTCAACCAATGGATGATGGATGGAGAGTTTGGGGGAACctgttgacctttgacctcttgacatttctatttaaacataaaacccAAAATGTCCACATTGATTCGGGCATTTTTGAAAGACAATCCtttatgaatttattattatttgaaatcTATCTTTTTGCAGAACCCCTAGAATTGGTACATTGTATATCAaggtgttaaaaaaaaatgtttaaatcctTGACATTGTAATTTACCAAAATACtagttttataaaactgaaatgaacaaaaaatctTGGTTTTGTAAATCCAGTGGCATTGTTACGTGACGAAGAAAATAATTTGCAGCATTTTTCCTTTGATCCCAGAAAAGGATCACCTGCTATCAAGTGCTATTGTGTTGCATTAAATATCTCTCTTTCCCCGTCTTTTGTGCGCGTGTGTTGTGTCTGTGATAGGCAGTCAGCGAGTATCTAATCCAACGCACAACACAAAGTCGTACCACTACAAGCCtgattatctctctctctcctcctcctcttcttctcttCTCTGCAGCCGACCCTAAATCcctctgttgtttattttcttccCTTTTTTCACGTAGCTGAGCGAAGGAACCTCCAGACTGATTTGTTGCTAAAAGATGGACTTACTTGTTTCCTTTTGTGTGAAAATCTTCTGCTCTCCCTTTCTGTCTTCTCTCCCTGCTTATTTGACTGACAAGGCTTATTGGACTATAACAGGCGTAACTCTCCCCCCCTCCTCCTTTTGTCCGCAAACAATTCTCCCACAGATTCAGAGCCGTGAGCATTCTTTGGCCGCCACACTACCGAGTCCCGTCCCTCCCCGTCCGCTCCTAATTCTCTTCTCCCCCACACGGTGAAATGAGCACTTCAGCAGGCCGGAAACATTTAATCTGGCCCTCTTTTGAAGAGAATTAATTGAAACTTATCCACTTGCCGCCTTTTTCGCTCTAGCAGTTCCCTCGGCCCGAAATCCCTTCGTCGTTCCCAGCCGGCGCCGGTGGAAGGGGCTGATTTTGTGGCACTTGTTGTTGAGAAGTGTGGGTTTTAGATGGCTGAACGAGGACTGAAGGAGCCTGGCCTCTATTGCCCTATTGACAACCGGAAAAGCCCTCTTCACTTGACACCTGAGAGCGGTATTACCGTTTAAGCGACTATGGTTCAATGCCAAGATCCCAGGGGCTGTGTAAATATTGAATGGGGCCATTCGGTCCCGATACTTCAGCGCAATGAAAGCACACCTGTAATGTGTCATTCGCCGACGTCCGTCCGCCACGGCAGGCGCGTGTCGGGGATTGTTTAGGGCAGAggttttcgtttttttattgagGGCTacataaatgctttgttttgctGCAGAGCAAAAATACGGGGCCGTTGGAGAGGGCAGTGTAATGTGTGATAAAAGAGATGGTGAGGAAATGGAAGGGCCACTAAACAAGCCAatccctctccctcccttttTGCGTTCGAGGGGAATATTATGCTAAGCCTTTGGCGTTTTTATGTTGCCATAGCAGCGTTACCCCTGCAGGGTTGTGACCTCAGATGATTACAGTACAAAGCTTATTGGGTCTTGAAAACCCCTTTGAAGATGAAAAGTCTTTGATGgtttatatttatgcaaatCTCTCAGATATGATTTATCCTACTGAGATTGAATGGGGAGATGATTAAAATTCCCCCATTAGAAAAAATCCCTCAATGAAAGCATATTCTTTGAGCTAATAAAACAAGTGTGTGTGGGatatttttgcctttatttggaAAACTAGCCTTGACGTACCTGAGGTTATTTTAATCTGCTGTCCCCGACGTGTGAAAGAGAGACGAATGGGGAACAGGGAATTACACTTTTCTGCTTTGAGTTTTTTCCCCTTCCCTTTCCCCTCCCTTTTTTGGTACAggctttaaaagaaaatatctgACAGAGGGAGCTTTTGTGTGTTTCCAGATGATAGATTTTGGAATTTGGGCAACCCCACTGGCAGTCCACAGCTAGCTGTGAACTGGTCTGTTGGAAAAAATCTGAACGCTTTGGTCTTCAAAGAATCAAACTTCATTTTAAAGCCTTCTTAGGTGAGCTCAAATATGAGCGGGAAAATGAATAGAGCGGAGAAGTTTCGTATCACACGCCGCATGTCTTGCGAGTCCTTCCACCGGGGGAAGCAGAGGCTCGGCATTAAACCGAAATGAAACGCACTCCCAGACTGCTCAATTCTCATCCCTTTCTACCTTTCATATTCagcatttctttgtaaattcaGCCAGGAACGTGTCGTATATCTCGAGGGCCCCTGTGAAACAGGAGTTGTCCAACGACTTTGGAAGAAAAGagtctttgatttttttgtgtttattatttctgCTAAACCCTGAGTCAGATGTCTTTAAATTCAATTTGCGTAAGGTGTTGTCAGTTTGCAAGAGATTGAAgcgttttttttcaataattttgaATGTGTGTCTTTTTCAGTTTGTTGACAGGTTTCAACAGTATTTAAAAGGCAGAGAGCTTAAGGAACCCATCCGTTTGGTCACCTTTGTGGAAACGGCTGTAGGTCTGCTAAATTTTAAGGTAAATAAAAACCCTGCAAactttatacatgtatatgtttaattttctttttttttatgtttctatatatttttcactacttttcacatgacattcaaaaatacaataatcaaaaaagacattttttgtcCACTTATTATATCCGCAGTTCCTTTTTGCTCTTTATTATTTTCCTTTCCTCTTTCCTCTTTCCCCACCCCCAAACCCTCTGTTGTGCTGGCTAGACAGTATCACAGAGGCAAGACAGGGAAATATTGCAGAGTCACAGCGAGAAGTAAAATTAATTTGGAACCTAACAAAAGCATTCAGGAAATTCCATCTGCTCCACGCCTGACACGGTCACATCACATTCCAGACTTTCTTTCACCAGTCTTAGTTCTGGGGTTAGTTTCAGCTTTGGAGCGTCTTCACAGATTTCTAGATTTCTCCATCCACGGAGACAGAGGCGCATCAGGCCGTtaattgtgtgtgcgtgcgtgttttTCTTTAGAATAACTGATCAGGTTCCATTTTGAAACAGTATATGAAGAACAGAGGCATGGACGGCGATTAAGGGAGTTTGGGGGAAAATTAGAGCCGACTGACTGGGTGACTTGATTGAGTGCCAAagcacgacacacacacacacactagacaCAGCTTCTTATTTTCTCATTCTCTTAAAGGCAGTGTGTGAAGCTCTTCGCGATTTGGGGCCAAAGGCAGGTTTTCATCACGATGGCGTTGTCTTCGGTTCAGATGACTTCTGTGCCAGCATAGGTCTGTTATCTTTATCTCACCATTTACCATGTATTTATTTCACGGTTTCTGTTGCGGGAGAATACCCCAAACATTATTCTCAATACACAATTATATGAACGTAATGCcattttgcatttatacatATCAGATTAaccaatcatttttatttgtgtttcaacTAAAGGAGCCACACGCACCAAAGATGCTAAAGAGCTCCTGTACGCGCGGCAGAAAGTGGTGGTCACCACGAAAGCGTTCGGCCTCCAGGCGATTGATCTTGTTTACATCGACTATCAGGATGTGGAAGGACTGAGGCGTCAGGCCAGAGAAGGAGCTCTCATGGGCTTCACTGGTACTCTCACATTTCTTTTCACACACTCTGCTTTTGATCTGACCAGGTCTTcacatgcatttataaatgcatgttAGGATTAGTAAGGTCATACACTGGTTTGTCTAGAAGATGCCCACTGCCTAAGCCACATCATTTAGAGAACATGTGATTGGCTGTGAGGTGGTTGACGTCATAAATTTACTGTCTTAAAGGAAAATTTAGGGTTAAATGGTAATCGATTGCATGTCTGAGATGCTTGTGACCGAGCCACAATATATAAACCTTTAACGGAAGTTACGCAAGTGTGAAtgggaaatatttatttatttattaaaaaaatgtattggtcTGATCAatcaaatcaatttttttttaaatccttttttgtgttttcaaatgTGTGGAACTTGGCCTCTTGTGCTACAGACAATAAAAGAGGTTGAGAGAAAGTTTactatgtttgtttgtatgcatatgtgtttctttatttgtgtgtgtgtgtgtcctggtGAGCGAGTAACTGGCCACGGGTGGCCAGACACAGCCCTCCTCTGAGTCTCTGCTAATGAATATATAATTGCTGTTTGCAGAATGCACACTGTTCTCTCTGCACATCCCTGTGTACACTAGAACTGTCCTGCCTGCCGAATAGAACCCTCCTCTGCTGAATATCACTCTTCCTTTTTTATGTCATAATTCTATcactaatttatttaaatatgcaagttttctatttaaaattattatttaataaatgcaatTGAGCAAGCActtaaacattttactttttaatgcaGAAAATAATTAGgagcatttattaattgttgCATTATTAGCAAAACAACTTGAAATTTTTTTGTAACTATAGTATTTAACTGTGCTATATTTTTGTGGagaactttttattattattttggggtTTGTAGTGTTTCAGGAAATCTATCGGGTGTCAAAGGAATAACGTTTGTTTGTATTTTCCCGGCAGCCATCCTGCGGCTTGATCGTGCCACGTTGCGTTCCATCAGTCGGGGCTGAATACAGCAGCCAGTCATTAGGCAGGTGGGGTCGGGTTTGATGACTCTCTTGTGCGAGTCTGAATCGGAGCAGCTCTCGGATAGCATGCGTTGAGCTCATGTCACCCCGTTTGCCACTGCTAGTCTAAGTTCTTTGTATGGGGAGGCCTGCAGAAACACTGTTTATATTGTTACACTTTcagtgtgaagtgtgtttgtatgtaggAAAATAGGATATTGGAAATACAAGGCAATAAATACCCTTAGTATGTTAGGCGTGATGTTTTTCTATTGATCTGATGCGTCTTTTACTTCTTTACTGAcacattttattagaaattatAAGAATTGGAGGCTTGGTTTAAACCAcacttttacattcattttgatgttttaggACTAAGATTATTACAAACATTGCATGATGGacaaatattgtattattacattattatttttatatattttataatctgGGCTTAATAAAATTTACCCTTTAAAATTAGTAAtaatttaaccatttatttaCAATCTAATCTGCTACAAAAGAGGAGAGGTACATTTACAAGTACCAACATATATTTTCTCTTTGTGTATGTATGACTGCACATACTGTGTCTAAGCATTATTTCATTGCCCCTGAACTCCCCACCTGTAAATTGACCTTGAATCATGTTTAGACCTGTTTGTACCTTTAGATGCATTATTGAGTACACAGATACTGTGTTGTGCAATGAATAAGAATGATTGTATGAAGTTGTATGAAAGAATGTATTAATATCTGGTAAAATagacaataaaatgtttatgattaagGTGaaaggtatttttttaattataaataatacaattttataatagTTTAATTATTTCGATTCCTTTTTATTTCATAGCTCTTTCAGTTCATTAATATTGAACTACTATAAcctcatattttaatattttgaaaaaattgcCGTTTTTGGCCAGTCTTTCATAGATTTTGTCACTCTAAGCGCGCTTCTGAAAATCATCTTTCATGCGCACTCTGTTAAATGGTAGTGGGCCAACCAGACATACCCAAACCAGATGGCACCTTATGATTGGCCTGCCACTGCACATCATTAATGCTCCCTAATGCCAATCGGCCAATGGCAGTGTGGCGTAAGGCCTCACCACGCCCACTTTGCACGCTCTGTCACTAGCTGGCTCGGAACAGACTGCTCCTGAACAGGTGGCAGTCTGGGGAAGGGGGCATATTTTGTTGATGTGAGGGAACGACCCCCTGCCAGTCTTTTCTGGGATGGGCGTCACAAACATGGACCTTGAGCCTCAGCTTTAGGGTGTTGATCCAACAGGCCGTCTCCTCCAGAGCCGCGGAGGGACGGTACACACACATGCTGGTCCTCAGCCTCCATGATTTGTCCGTCTGCGGCACTGTTGGCTCAATAAGAAAACACCGTCACCAAGCTGGTTTGGTATATTTAGATCGAAGCTCATGTTTTAGCTGTCATTGGTAAAGAGATGCATTTCCTTGACGCCTCATTCACTGTCAGTTACGTGGCTGGAGCATATTGCCGTGATGTATTTTGGCATGACAATGTGTAAAAGTAGCAGCAACACCTGTGTATCGCAAGAGCGTGTTAACATGTGACTGACATTATGCTGCTTTATGTAACATTGTGTGCTGAATAATGTGGGAAGTGAAATGGATAACACATGGCAGAGGCTTGTTTCAGTGGGGTCAGCCGAGGTAAGACACTCAGATGGAGCTAATGGTTTTCTCATGTATTAAATTCTGGGGCGGGCAGCTAGCTACCTTACTGTATTTATTCTTTAGAGACAAGCTAGAGTTTGGATTGATGTTATATTTCAAATGGAGTTTCATAACCCAGAAGTTTTATCTGGGAACATGATTGCTGATTATCTTGGCGTAATACTGGACAGATGTTATTTTTGAGAGTAAGGTTTTTGCTGCCTTGGCCGTAATCCGTTTTAGCTTCTTAATGATGCTCCAAAATTGTGCAGAAGAGATTTGAAAATGGCCCTAGGTGACATTTGAACAATTGTAAAATCTATTCCAAAATTGGAGAAACTAAATGATCTAAAATACTCTtgtgttaaatgaaacatttttttgtcagtGGTCATGACTTACCCTAACCCATGAAAAGTTGAATCTGATGTTGAGGCAATAATTTATACATAACTGATCTCATGAGAAGTATCAGTTGCCACTGTCCGTGACCTCTATatttgcgtgcgtgtgtgtgtgttaaggttACCGTGTGTGTACTCTGTGACTCTCGCACAGTCGTGTAATAAAAGCAGCGAGTGAAGTCTCACAGAGGCTGACTCAGATTGGAGTGTAACTAAGCGTGCAGTAAAGTTTCGGAGTTCAGCGGGGCACAAGACGAAAATCGGGATGACACCCATAATTCATAGCATCCTCTGTACCTGCTGTGTCCCTTACAATTCACTCCTGGACAAAGAAGAGCCAATACCAACCAATGGCCGTCCTTTTACTGAGCCAAAGCCCTCTAAGACTACAGCAATAATCCTATGTACATTTTAGGTTTCCACTGAATTCAATCACTATCTGTAATAGTGTGTTAGTTAGTCCTATATTGTTAAAGGTACGGTAAGTGATTTAAAGCAATTTGTCACCCAATCTGTGAAAACCTGGCTTAAGTCTCAAAATCAtgagataacaagcatcaaagtttggtTTATATGATTAATCTCACTTTGATTTCAATGTTTGACATGGGACTATTCAATCAATATTTAAGATATCAAGATTATATTTACACAGAATTTTTCACATTATATAGGGTGgtttaatggttttatttttttttttttttatttatctccgatgtatagtttatttattttaatacattgattttaaagtattgatttctgcatgtttatagcATGATTCGTTTCTATTGAAATCTCTGTTGTTAGGTTTTAAATAACCCACACACAACCTGTGATTCGCACAATAGTAGTTGGTTACAGGGACGTTGCCTAAATGACCCTTTAAAGGGTGCAGAACAAAATCTTTATTGCTGCCCCCCTCCCTTGGGCCCAATAACACTGCTATACTATAGAGTACTTTAGTGTTATCCATTTGTCACAGCCCCAGACCCATGTTAAACATCCCGGTTGTCCCCTGTCCCCAGTTATTTATTCTCAAGGTCTCTAGATTTGGTAGAACACATTATGGCCTGAAATGACCTAAAATggatagtacacccaaaaatgaaaagtctgtcatcgtttaatcattgtcttgtcatttcaaacctgtatgacattttttcttctacagagcacaaaagaagatattttgaagaaagttggttgacacaaatccaatgcatgtaaatgggtgccagttaacaacagtcttcaaaatatattattttgttttctgcgaacaaagaaagtcatacagatttgaaatgacatggggGTAAGTACATATaatagacgcttttatccaaagtgacttacattgcattatacaatacatttgtttctgactatgtacaatgccctgggatcgaatccatgaccttggtgttggtagcgccatgctcttaccacagagCCACAGgaatatttttggtgaactatcactttaagttttgttcattttaaaatattgtgttgtcaaTAGTTTGTCATCTAGTATCTACATGATTAAAATGATCAAGTGTTTATGATGTTATGCAGATTAAATCGATTCATTTCCTTCATGCATGTTCTTCCTTTTAGGAAAGCAAGTCATCCACCCCAATCAGATCAAGGCTGTTCAAGAAGAATTTGCCCCCAGCCCAGAGAGAATCAAGTGGGCCATGGAACTGATCGCAGCGTTCGAGGAGCATCAGAAGTTGGGAAAGGTAAACACTCGCTACTCCTTGAGCTTCCATACAGAGTTCTGTACTATTTTCCAGCGTGACGTAACATCAAGACGTCTTCCACGACCCATGCTGTACCGTATCTTTTCAGCTTTCGTGGAAGGAAAGCAAATGAGGTGTCGAATATTATAGTTCCTAATTTAGTGCATCATTGAGTCCTGCGTTTTCTGCTCGGTAGGGCTGCTCGTGTCTGAGATGTGCTAGTAATGTACAATCTGCCAGTAATTCTTACGCTAAGGATGGCCTGGGGGGTGCGTCAGCATCACTTTCCTCACTCAGCTCTTCACTTGCAAGCCGGGATTCCAGGACCCAGTTGCTCGATTTATTTGAGACTTCCCATTGTTTTTCCATGCCCTTTTCAATCTGCTTTAAGATTTGTAACAGAACATGTTTGCAGAATATGCACCTGAATATTTTTAGCAGAACACCAACAGTAACAAACTTAGATTTAAGATACATACTAAATTTCAGCCTGTCCTCCAAGTAAATATGTGCATGTAGCTTATTACGAAAACAGTTCACGTTTTAAATTTAAGCGCCCTCTAGCGattgttataaaaaacaacCCCATGGCGTTTTTTGCAAGCAGATAAAGACgcatttatatttgcattttttttattattaatggtTAAATCCCTCCCCTTACCCGAAACCTTACTGCTTGTCAAccattaaaaacaacacttgagtaaaagtacagtcacatgtatttattccaTTAAATAAGCCAAACAGTATAAGGGTATTACAAACAAGTCGCATTGCAAACCTACTGAAATGAAGCTATACAATAACTTTATACGTGGAACTCCGGgaacaaacatcaacacatctTTAAACAAACCGGAACATTAGAATGACCTAATCGGTAACGACGAGAGCCAATAGCATTTCAGACGCTGACGCAATGATGGTGTCTGTCACGAGATAGACGAAAACCAATGATATTTCACTATTAAGGCTGATGTTAATAGTTAATAACTTGGTGCCAGATTTGAAAATTGGGAAACTGAAAGACAGCAGATGGCGATCGCTTTCGCGTCTGTTCCTCAAATAAATCGATCGTTGGACCTCTGTATACTTGGAATGTTTGTActtttcaacattttaacaGTTTTGTATCTGTATAtcatgtgtatttttgttatgtgataaataatatttgattcACTGCAACATACTGTAATGATAAGAATACTTTTTAAACGTATCCTACATATTTAtgatatttgtattttctttacATATATGCAGTTGCCTGAGGGTCTCCaaaaaaacgcaaatatttGTATGGCAATAAAGCTTTCTGGAAGCAtgttatgtatgtatatataggATATCCTTCTGAGAAAGTATCTCAGttatcttattttattcatCCAGTACTCTATTCTTTTCTCTTCAGGGGGCCTTCACCTTTCATGGCAGTATGATTGACATGCCATCTCTGAAGCAAGCTCAAAACATTGTCACGTTGGCTTCGGCTGTTCAAGGAAAGTGATGCGAACCCGAGTTTCTCAGACATCAAAATCTGTACCACGCTGGTCGTACCTTGAGCTTCACTTCAACACCCTCAAATGTACCTGTGCATTAACCAGCAGCAGAGAACTCTTTGGTTTCAAAGATCCTTTAAATTTTACTGTGTTGAATATTTATATCTAATTGACATAAATCGCTgaaatttattataattttgcaTTACCATTTTAT is a window encoding:
- the clybl gene encoding citramalyl-CoA lyase, mitochondrial isoform X2, giving the protein MALRIGCACGRETVLGISRRLLAAVPWCQSNQRAHHTSGTSLKYIPRRAVLYVPGNDERKLRKLTSLDVDCAVLDCEDGVALNMKEAARKTIPKMLAELDLGRTEKCVRVNSVSSGLAEADLDVILQAKVLPTALMLPKVEDTGEVQWFVDRFQQYLKGRELKEPIRLVTFVETAVGLLNFKAVCEALRDLGPKAGFHHDGVVFGSDDFCASIGATRTKDAKELLYARQKVVVTTKAFGLQAIDLVYIDYQDVEGLRRQAREGALMGFTAILRLDRATLRSISRG
- the clybl gene encoding citramalyl-CoA lyase, mitochondrial isoform X1 — translated: MALRIGCACGRETVLGISRRLLAAVPWCQSNQRAHHTSGTSLKYIPRRAVLYVPGNDERKLRKLTSLDVDCAVLDCEDGVALNMKEAARKTIPKMLAELDLGRTEKCVRVNSVSSGLAEADLDVILQAKVLPTALMLPKVEDTGEVQWFVDRFQQYLKGRELKEPIRLVTFVETAVGLLNFKAVCEALRDLGPKAGFHHDGVVFGSDDFCASIGATRTKDAKELLYARQKVVVTTKAFGLQAIDLVYIDYQDVEGLRRQAREGALMGFTGKQVIHPNQIKAVQEEFAPSPERIKWAMELIAAFEEHQKLGKGAFTFHGSMIDMPSLKQAQNIVTLASAVQGK